The Prevotella sp. E2-28 genome includes the window GCGGTCGTAGAGATTCACCAGTTCTACCTCGGCACCAGCCTCCCTGGCACCATCCATGGCACGCTTCAGCAGCTGTGCCGTATTGCCGTTCTTACGCGGACTTCCATTGATAAATAATGCTTTCATAATTTTTAAAGTTTCAAGTTTCACCTTTGACCTTTAAGTTTTAAGCTTTAAGCCTTTGACTTTTGACTTTAGACCTTTCTTGCTCTCGCTTACTCGCATACTTGGCCTTTACAATCTCAAAAGAGTTTCGTGTCAGCTCCTTTAGCAAGTCATCTGGCGCAGAATTTGGGTTGATGCCTATCCAGTGCTTGGGCGATTCGTTGTACGGATTGCCAATACACTCATACTGTGCCTTCAGGTCCTCGATGCGCTTAGGCTGGCATTTCAGTGATATGACAGAGAAGTCATTGCAATCGAAGAATGAGAACATGTGTCCCATGACGTAGAACACCAATACTCCCTCTCCGCTCTTGAATTTTTGGAAAGGTAGTTTCTCTTCAATATCCGTGCCTAATGACAGGCAATACTCACGATAGTCTTCTATGTTCATTTCTGCTTAGCATTTCGATAATCGGCAATGGGGGCTATCTGTAGCGGATGACGGTCTGGAATCTCGTAAGTCAGCCCCTGCTGATGCAGCTCGTCGAGGAACGTATCAAGATATACATCGGTTGCAAAACGCTGCATGAAACTGATGCTGAAAACACCTGCGGCAGCACTTACTTCCACTACAATCATATAGGCAGAGTCGGTCTCTGTGCGCATCTCCCTGATATATTGTTCTGCAGCACCAAGACCAGCCTTCCCTACATAGCTGAACATGCATGAACCGTACTGCTGGCTCAGTTGGTTTGTTGGAGCAAAGGCCTGATAGCGGGCTTGAAGCGTGGGCAGTTGTTCCACCCTTTCCATCCGGTCTTGGGTCTGCCAGAAATAGTCTTGCAGGTTGTCTGGATAAGTCTGCTCGGCTATCATCTTGCGGAAAGCTGCTATCTGAGTATCAAAGTCCGCCTGCTGCATATCTTGCCCCAGTGGCAGGAACAGTCCGCCTACTTGTGAATGGTGTGCCGCAGTGGTTCCGAGTGTCTTTCTCAAATCAACTGCTACTGTAACGGTTGGTGCCAGAGGCGCACTCTCTGGATGCAGACGGGCGATGGCTCTTGCCTGAAGCAGGGTTAGGAAAGAAGTAGGCGTGGCACCGCATGCCCGCACACGCTTCATCATCTGCTCCTCAGAGATGCGTATCTGTACCACTTCTTTCTTATTAGCAAGGGGTACGATGGCATCGGTGGCCAGATTGATAACCTTAGGACGTTCAGGCAGCTGCTGCGGGTGGATGCTCGTTGGTCTTGGCAGTGTGGCAGGATCAGTCCATTCTGCCTCGTCGATGATGTCACCTGCCACCCAGACTCCTGCAGGGTCTAACTCACTATCGTAGCGTCGCCGGCAGTATTCATAGAGCAATGTCTTGAGGATGCGATAGGCGGCAGTCCCGTCGATGAGCGCATGAAAGAAATCCAATGCCACGCAATCGTCCCACCACGCGAATGCCATCAGATGCTCATTGGCTTCTTCACTGCACAAGCATACCGGCTGACGGCTGTTGGTTACTTTCCAGGGCAGTGGATTGTCATGGTAAACATAATGTTCGCTGCCGTCAGCATCGCATTCGACACCGAGTTTTACGCAGAGGTAGGGGTATCTCGTCTGTGCTGCTGCCACTGCTTCTTCGAACAGATGCCTATCCACATCATCCTTCATCTGCAGAATGATGCGCACTGTCATAGGGTACTCGTCATCGGCCCTATTCAAGTAGAAACGCTCAATATATAATCTCTGCATCGGTCGGTTTAGATTTGTCAAAGTCTATTTGCTTT containing:
- a CDS encoding MmcQ/YjbR family DNA-binding protein produces the protein MNIEDYREYCLSLGTDIEEKLPFQKFKSGEGVLVFYVMGHMFSFFDCNDFSVISLKCQPKRIEDLKAQYECIGNPYNESPKHWIGINPNSAPDDLLKELTRNSFEIVKAKYASKREQERSKVKSQRLKA